The Rhizobium sp. WSM4643 genome has a window encoding:
- a CDS encoding helix-turn-helix transcriptional regulator → MSVSSHIHNDGSLARQLAVQSMLFRETAHSGTDPDELSEILSTPNSPIKVAAEGNMPIAYDCNFVSVGEEVTVADCTYEGTILIRREAPSDRMIVFLPVEGTASFEGMREQIYSVPARGTILEAGRAAGARLFGPRRHFGLFVDQAKIVSHLTHMFERTISGDIDFHPHIDLASGPGLVLQQIVSSLHRGLSGNGPLQRAPLAASLLCDAAIYLLLESCPNRYSNELALPAPGPAPRHVKWAIDFMQEHIAEPISLNDIAMAAKVSVRTLQQGFRQFRETTPMSYLQDLRMAAAHRDLLESDARQAIAEVALRWGFTHPGRFAAEYRKRFGLLPSQTSKR, encoded by the coding sequence ATGTCCGTTAGTTCTCATATACATAACGATGGCAGCCTCGCCCGACAGCTGGCGGTGCAGAGCATGTTGTTTCGCGAAACGGCGCATAGCGGAACGGACCCAGATGAGCTGTCGGAAATATTGTCGACGCCAAACTCCCCGATCAAGGTTGCGGCGGAAGGCAATATGCCGATTGCATACGACTGCAATTTCGTCTCCGTGGGAGAAGAGGTAACGGTAGCCGACTGCACCTACGAAGGCACAATCCTGATCAGGCGGGAGGCGCCCAGCGACAGGATGATCGTTTTCCTGCCGGTGGAAGGAACCGCGTCTTTCGAGGGCATGCGGGAGCAAATCTATTCGGTTCCAGCCCGTGGTACCATTCTGGAGGCAGGTCGCGCCGCCGGTGCCCGCCTGTTTGGGCCGCGCCGTCATTTCGGCCTGTTCGTCGATCAGGCGAAGATCGTCAGTCACCTCACGCATATGTTTGAGAGAACGATCAGCGGCGACATCGATTTTCATCCGCACATCGATCTGGCGAGCGGCCCGGGGCTTGTATTGCAGCAAATTGTTTCGAGCCTGCATCGCGGTCTCAGCGGCAACGGACCGCTGCAACGGGCCCCGTTGGCCGCCAGCCTACTCTGTGACGCGGCGATCTATCTGCTTCTGGAATCCTGCCCCAATCGTTATTCCAACGAGCTTGCGCTTCCTGCTCCTGGGCCGGCTCCGCGCCATGTGAAATGGGCCATCGACTTCATGCAGGAACACATCGCCGAGCCGATTTCGCTCAACGACATTGCGATGGCAGCCAAGGTCAGCGTTCGGACCTTGCAACAGGGCTTCCGGCAGTTCAGGGAGACGACCCCGATGTCCTACCTGCAGGACCTTCGGATGGCTGCCGCCCATCGCGATTTGCTCGAATCCGACGCGAGACAGGCCATCGCCGAAGTCGCGCTGAGATGGGGCTTTACGCATCCGGGGCGATTTGCGGCCGAATACAGGAAGCGTTTCGGCCTACTGCCGTCACAGACCTCGAAGCGCTGA
- a CDS encoding D-amino acid dehydrogenase translates to MKVIVLGAGIVGVTSAYQLAKSGHEVTVVDRQPGPALETSFANAGEVSFGYCSPWAAPGIPMKAMKWLFMKHAPLILRPKLDMAMLSWMARMLSNCTSERYAINKSRMLRLADYSRIALADLRAETGIAYDERMQGTLQLFRTEQQLDASPKDVKALAADGIPYEVLDRDGCIRFEPALKHVRDKIVGGLLTPKDETGDCFKFTNALAAKAEALGVRFAYGTTIKALDVEAGRVRGIITDRERMSAEAVVVALGSYSPLLLKPLGIRLPVYPVKGYSLTIPITDASRAPESTVMDETYKIAITRLGDRIRVGGMAEISGYTNDLGLARRSTLEHSVTDLFPGGDISRASFWSGLRPMTPDGTPVIGATKVAGLFLNTGHGTLGWTMSTGSARLISDLVSGGQPEIDVTDLAISRYG, encoded by the coding sequence ATGAAGGTCATCGTTCTAGGAGCCGGCATCGTCGGCGTCACATCCGCTTATCAGCTGGCCAAATCAGGCCATGAGGTCACGGTCGTCGACCGGCAGCCGGGTCCGGCGCTGGAGACGAGCTTTGCCAATGCCGGCGAAGTCTCCTTCGGCTATTGCTCGCCATGGGCCGCGCCCGGCATTCCCATGAAGGCCATGAAATGGCTGTTCATGAAGCACGCGCCGCTCATCCTGCGCCCGAAACTCGACATGGCCATGCTCTCCTGGATGGCCAGGATGCTGTCGAACTGCACGTCCGAGCGCTACGCGATTAACAAGAGCCGCATGCTGCGCCTTGCAGATTACAGCCGCATCGCACTGGCCGATCTTCGCGCCGAGACCGGCATTGCCTATGACGAACGCATGCAGGGCACCCTGCAGCTGTTCCGCACTGAGCAGCAGCTCGATGCCTCGCCAAAGGATGTCAAGGCGCTGGCTGCCGACGGCATTCCCTATGAGGTGCTGGACCGGGACGGCTGCATCCGCTTCGAACCAGCACTGAAGCATGTGCGCGACAAGATTGTCGGCGGTCTGTTGACGCCGAAGGACGAAACCGGCGATTGCTTCAAGTTCACCAATGCGCTGGCAGCCAAAGCCGAGGCGCTCGGCGTCCGTTTCGCTTACGGGACGACGATCAAGGCGCTGGATGTCGAGGCCGGCCGCGTGCGTGGGATCATCACCGATCGTGAGCGAATGAGCGCGGAGGCGGTGGTGGTCGCGCTCGGCAGCTATTCGCCGCTGCTGCTCAAGCCGCTCGGCATCCGGCTGCCGGTCTATCCTGTCAAGGGCTATTCGCTCACCATCCCGATCACCGATGCGTCACGCGCGCCGGAATCGACCGTCATGGACGAGACCTACAAGATCGCGATCACCCGGCTCGGCGACCGAATCCGGGTCGGCGGCATGGCTGAAATATCAGGCTATACCAATGATCTCGGCCTGGCCCGCCGCAGCACGCTGGAACATTCGGTCACCGATCTCTTCCCCGGCGGCGATATTTCCAGGGCCTCCTTCTGGTCGGGCCTGCGGCCGATGACGCCCGATGGCACGCCGGTCATCGGTGCGACCAAGGTCGCCGGTCTCTTTCTCAATACCGGTCACGGCACGCTCGGCTGGACCATGAGCACCGGTTCGGCCAGGCTCATCAGCGATCTCGTCAGCGGCGGACAGCCGGAAATCGATGTTACGGATCTCGCAATCAGCCGCTACGGCTGA
- the alr gene encoding alanine racemase — translation MDSDILVSRTRTATTMQGATGYLTIDLAALGRNYRKLVSMLAPVRAAAVVKADAYGLGAERVGRTLYSEGCRHFFVAQFVEAVRLRPTLAHDAQIFVLNGLQPGNEIACAEMGIVPVLNSLAQWRQWSAAARILKRCLPAVLQFDTGMSRLGFPEEERAELAAALGDSTNVEILFIMSHLASADDMDSEQNGEQFVEMSRIADEFPGLDISFANSGGVFLGDAYHGVLARPGIALYGGAPNAGEKNPMEPVVSLDVAVVQTRTVPAGTKVGYGGAHVTQRETRLATIAAGYADGLPRSLSDRGAVYFKGIRLPIVGRVSMDSATVDISALPEGALTFGSLVEVLGRHQTLEDIARDAGTISYEILTGLGDRYDRQYR, via the coding sequence ATGGATAGCGATATTTTGGTTTCCCGCACACGCACTGCCACGACGATGCAGGGAGCCACGGGCTATCTGACGATCGATCTTGCTGCGCTTGGACGTAACTATCGCAAGCTCGTATCGATGCTGGCACCGGTCCGCGCGGCGGCCGTCGTCAAGGCCGATGCCTATGGTCTCGGCGCCGAGCGGGTCGGAAGAACGCTTTACAGTGAAGGTTGCAGGCATTTCTTCGTCGCCCAGTTTGTCGAGGCCGTGAGGCTCCGGCCGACCCTTGCACACGACGCCCAGATTTTCGTGCTGAACGGATTGCAGCCGGGCAATGAGATCGCCTGCGCCGAGATGGGCATCGTCCCGGTTCTCAATTCGCTGGCGCAGTGGCGGCAGTGGTCAGCGGCTGCGCGCATTCTGAAGCGCTGCCTGCCGGCGGTCCTGCAATTCGACACCGGCATGTCGCGGCTCGGTTTTCCCGAGGAGGAAAGGGCGGAACTGGCGGCAGCGCTTGGCGACAGCACCAATGTCGAAATCCTGTTTATCATGAGCCATCTGGCTTCGGCCGATGACATGGACAGCGAGCAGAACGGCGAGCAGTTTGTCGAGATGTCGCGCATCGCCGACGAGTTTCCGGGCCTTGATATATCCTTCGCCAATTCCGGCGGCGTTTTCCTGGGTGACGCCTACCACGGCGTGCTCGCTCGTCCCGGCATCGCGCTTTATGGCGGCGCTCCGAACGCCGGCGAGAAGAACCCGATGGAGCCGGTCGTCAGCCTTGATGTCGCCGTCGTGCAGACGCGCACCGTGCCGGCGGGGACGAAAGTCGGTTATGGCGGCGCGCATGTCACACAACGGGAAACACGTCTCGCCACCATTGCCGCCGGCTATGCCGATGGCCTGCCGCGGAGCCTCAGCGACCGCGGCGCCGTCTATTTCAAGGGCATTCGCCTGCCGATCGTCGGCCGCGTGTCGATGGACAGCGCGACCGTCGACATATCAGCACTGCCCGAAGGGGCGCTGACCTTCGGCAGTCTCGTCGAAGTGCTTGGCCGCCATCAGACGCTCGAAGACATTGCGCGCGACGCCGGCACCATTTCATACGAAATCCTAACCGGCCTGGGCGATCGTTATGACAGGCAATATCGCTAA
- a CDS encoding Lrp/AsnC family transcriptional regulator has protein sequence MPALDAIDRHILRLLRLDARMSNAKLAAEIGLSPSACLRRIKIMEKSGVIRGYTVLVDTGNADEMIAVIINITLERQTEDYLDRLEAAVRRHPEIRECFLMTGGSDYLLRVEVANAGEFERIHKEILSTLPGVLRIHSSFSIRNVLATRTRGRR, from the coding sequence ATGCCTGCTCTCGACGCGATCGATCGCCATATCCTGAGACTGCTGCGCCTCGATGCCCGCATGAGCAACGCCAAGCTCGCCGCCGAGATCGGTCTCTCGCCATCGGCCTGTCTCAGGCGCATCAAGATCATGGAAAAATCAGGCGTGATCCGCGGCTATACGGTGCTGGTAGACACCGGCAATGCGGATGAGATGATCGCTGTGATCATCAACATCACCCTCGAACGACAAACGGAGGACTATCTCGACCGGCTCGAGGCGGCGGTTCGCCGGCATCCCGAGATCCGGGAATGTTTTCTGATGACGGGCGGTTCGGACTACCTGCTGCGCGTGGAGGTCGCCAATGCCGGCGAGTTCGAGCGGATCCACAAAGAGATACTGTCGACGTTACCCGGCGTTCTCAGGATTCATTCCAGCTTCTCGATCCGCAATGTTCTGGCGACGCGCACGAGGGGCAGGCGCTGA
- a CDS encoding helix-turn-helix transcriptional regulator, with translation MLSSSRFFYSLDRISASPTLGDLETTLDEVRHIYAISHMVLHVTRSSGTATNNPLLMLTYPPEWVKQYLARDYFSIDPVVRLGRRGFLPVEWSASKWDSGQAYGFFKEAMAFGIGRQGVTLPVRGPHGERSLFTVTSNHPDAYWRQFRMDSMRDLQFLAHHLHDRAMVLSGMRKIVDFPQLSRRELQCLEMTANGLLAKQICARLSISTSAVQLYLASARRKLTVATTSEAVAKATALELI, from the coding sequence ATGCTGAGCAGTTCTCGTTTTTTCTACAGTCTGGACCGGATCTCCGCATCGCCGACATTGGGGGACCTGGAAACGACTCTGGACGAAGTCCGCCACATCTATGCGATATCGCACATGGTTCTGCATGTGACCCGCTCCTCGGGCACGGCGACCAACAATCCATTGCTGATGCTGACCTACCCGCCCGAGTGGGTGAAGCAGTATCTTGCCCGGGATTACTTCAGTATCGATCCCGTCGTACGCCTCGGCCGGCGCGGCTTCCTGCCCGTGGAATGGTCCGCATCAAAATGGGATTCAGGCCAGGCATATGGCTTCTTCAAGGAGGCGATGGCCTTCGGTATCGGCCGGCAAGGCGTTACCCTGCCGGTGCGGGGACCTCACGGGGAGCGATCGTTGTTTACGGTGACCTCCAACCATCCCGACGCCTACTGGCGACAGTTCCGCATGGACAGCATGCGCGACCTCCAGTTTCTCGCCCACCATCTCCATGACAGGGCGATGGTCCTGTCGGGTATGAGAAAAATTGTTGATTTTCCGCAATTGTCGCGCCGCGAGCTGCAATGTCTTGAAATGACGGCCAATGGCTTGCTGGCGAAGCAGATTTGCGCGCGGTTGTCCATTTCGACAAGCGCGGTGCAGCTCTATCTCGCGTCGGCGCGGCGGAAGTTGACCGTCGCCACGACGAGTGAAGCGGTCGCCAAGGCCACGGCACTCGAATTGATATAG
- a CDS encoding acyl-homoserine-lactone synthase: MLRILTKDMLETDRRAFDEMFRARAAVFRDRLGWQVDVRDQWERDRYDEAEDPVYLVTQRPSGALTGSLRLLPTTGATMLKSEFRHFFDQPIDVDSPTTWECTRFCVHPFAGHMEQSRTVATELLSGLCDLALDTGIESIVGVYDGAMVGVYRRIGWRPTPLARSLPEIGKLYVGLWDVTADNCRTLRTNLSRLLEQASSCPGRAHVDGGMR, translated from the coding sequence ATGTTGCGGATACTCACCAAAGACATGCTCGAGACCGATCGACGTGCTTTCGATGAAATGTTTCGGGCTCGCGCCGCCGTTTTTCGCGATCGGCTGGGATGGCAGGTCGATGTCCGGGACCAGTGGGAGAGGGACCGATACGATGAGGCCGAAGATCCCGTTTATCTCGTCACGCAACGACCTTCTGGCGCACTGACAGGTTCGCTGCGCCTGCTGCCGACCACGGGAGCGACGATGCTCAAAAGCGAGTTCAGGCATTTCTTCGATCAGCCTATCGACGTCGACAGCCCGACGACCTGGGAATGTACCCGCTTTTGCGTTCACCCGTTTGCCGGACACATGGAGCAATCGCGCACAGTCGCCACGGAGCTTCTCTCAGGGCTTTGCGATCTTGCGCTCGACACCGGTATCGAAAGCATCGTCGGCGTCTATGATGGCGCGATGGTCGGGGTGTATCGCAGGATCGGCTGGCGGCCGACGCCGCTTGCCCGATCACTGCCCGAGATCGGCAAACTGTATGTCGGCCTGTGGGACGTGACTGCAGACAATTGTCGGACACTTCGGACCAACCTGTCCCGACTTCTGGAGCAAGCCTCTTCCTGTCCTGGCAGAGCCCATGTCGATGGCGGCATGCGGTAA
- a CDS encoding helix-turn-helix domain-containing protein, whose protein sequence is MTHDMARGKRIREAISRGKFRKVHALAAELDVSVAAVSRWQNGGHTSLESACALADLLDVSLDWLLLGRGTMDWHRNSAISATELQMVLALRNRSAATRSNLAGLVESIPPEHP, encoded by the coding sequence ATGACCCACGACATGGCACGCGGCAAACGTATTCGAGAGGCGATATCCCGGGGCAAGTTCCGGAAAGTTCACGCCCTCGCGGCCGAACTAGACGTGTCGGTCGCCGCCGTCTCACGCTGGCAGAACGGCGGTCATACCTCGCTGGAAAGCGCCTGCGCGCTCGCCGACCTGCTGGATGTCTCCCTCGACTGGCTGCTGCTCGGGCGAGGCACCATGGACTGGCATAGGAACAGCGCGATCTCCGCCACGGAATTGCAAATGGTTCTGGCGTTGCGCAACCGGTCTGCGGCAACACGGTCCAATCTCGCTGGGCTGGTTGAATCCATACCTCCGGAGCACCCGTAA
- a CDS encoding glycoside hydrolase family 15 protein — MTVALWSQSMTGANPAHIGANAPTVKPRPAFAQTDLVALSRYFSLLMMRNITSDGYVIEDPASPGVFSAPGCVIAAPSYPANTPGVDQDYVFNWVRDGAITAIEIALAGLLPIPGGVLPSLVDYVNFAALCQANAKNSATVTLGHACFTITGDVRPWSEQNDGPAIQSIAILTLFDQLDGATQTIAKQLVETNLSYLLEVYQNKTTNLWEEYEGYSFFARGVQLRFFREISANTIGIAVPAGVAYAISWLESELATHWNGQLYVSILDAAGQAGYDANIDIVSSVCYGGIEPTDTKLLATAAILRRQWADPSSSNYYPINGADAAKGLGPLFGRYPGDHYDGDVAAPVVGGHPWALCTANFAEFQYRLANAIEASGAIPLDQFSEPFFVELGLGASSSAADASTALRASSDAMLRAIVYHSDHYELSEQFDGTVGYEKSVRNLTWSYASFLSAVRARSAAAPAAKFKPRNARVAKS, encoded by the coding sequence ATGACAGTTGCGCTTTGGAGTCAGTCAATGACAGGTGCGAACCCGGCCCATATCGGTGCCAACGCGCCCACCGTCAAACCGCGGCCTGCCTTCGCGCAGACCGACCTGGTCGCGTTGTCGCGCTATTTTTCTCTTCTGATGATGCGCAACATCACAAGCGATGGCTATGTCATCGAGGATCCGGCATCGCCCGGTGTCTTTTCGGCCCCGGGTTGCGTCATTGCCGCACCCTCCTATCCAGCGAACACGCCGGGTGTCGACCAGGACTATGTTTTCAACTGGGTCCGCGACGGGGCCATTACGGCCATCGAGATCGCACTTGCCGGCTTGCTGCCCATTCCTGGCGGGGTTTTGCCGAGCCTGGTCGACTACGTGAACTTCGCCGCGCTCTGCCAGGCGAATGCGAAGAATTCCGCGACCGTCACACTTGGCCACGCCTGCTTCACCATCACCGGCGATGTTCGTCCGTGGTCGGAGCAGAATGACGGGCCGGCCATCCAGTCGATTGCGATCCTGACCTTGTTCGATCAGCTGGATGGCGCCACGCAGACGATCGCCAAACAATTGGTCGAGACCAACCTCTCTTATCTTCTCGAAGTTTACCAGAACAAGACCACAAATCTCTGGGAGGAATATGAGGGCTATTCCTTTTTCGCAAGAGGCGTACAGCTGCGCTTTTTCCGGGAAATTTCCGCAAACACGATCGGTATTGCCGTGCCTGCCGGAGTGGCCTATGCCATCTCCTGGCTGGAAAGCGAGCTGGCCACCCACTGGAACGGGCAGCTCTATGTGAGCATTCTGGATGCCGCCGGGCAAGCCGGTTACGACGCGAACATCGATATCGTTTCTTCGGTCTGCTATGGCGGGATCGAGCCGACCGATACCAAGCTTCTGGCAACAGCGGCCATCCTGCGGCGCCAGTGGGCCGATCCTTCGTCTTCGAACTATTACCCGATCAATGGCGCCGACGCGGCCAAAGGGCTCGGACCACTCTTCGGGCGCTATCCAGGCGACCATTACGATGGCGATGTGGCGGCTCCGGTGGTCGGCGGGCATCCCTGGGCTCTGTGCACCGCCAACTTCGCCGAGTTTCAATATCGGCTTGCCAATGCCATCGAGGCCAGCGGCGCCATCCCCCTCGATCAGTTCTCCGAACCCTTCTTCGTGGAACTGGGACTTGGCGCATCCAGCAGCGCCGCCGACGCGTCAACTGCCTTGCGGGCTTCGTCTGACGCCATGCTGCGCGCCATCGTCTATCACAGCGATCACTATGAACTGAGCGAACAGTTCGACGGAACCGTTGGCTATGAGAAAAGCGTCCGGAATCTGACCTGGAGTTACGCCTCTTTTCTCTCGGCAGTCAGAGCCCGCTCCGCCGCCGCCCCGGCCGCCAAGTTCAAACCCCGAAACGCCCGCGTCGCGAAATCATGA
- a CDS encoding GMC oxidoreductase translates to MLFPLESAIKADAETVAASDEYDIVIVGSGISGAIIAKQAAEAGKRVLILEAGTGANSTLAGYDNLLTTFYSAASKDNQSPFPLNANAAIPRSPQLRKLQAGETDSSSYIVQSGPYVSDTTYTRIFGGTTMHWEAKTPRLLRSDFKTRTIFGQGLDWPLSFEEIEDDYRLAEREIGVSANVEDQQYLGQTFPGDYVYPMRGLPLSYLDQQVNKGIEGTSVELYDKTYPLKVRPYPQGRNSIPNPAYDGGKGYRPIGAVDTHQVEEGGRCQGNTNCVPLCPVQARYHSGKTLAKAFAVNGKRGEQLVELLPQAVASKVNIDPDSGKVRSLEVKIYKDPASPAHETITVKGKVFVLAAGAIETARLMLASGLRSTSGLVGRNLMDHAYLLNWALMPEICGTMRGTSSTGGIVDLRDGPFRERQAAFAIDIHNDGWGWATGAPTSDLLELVDDRNLYGADLRHGMIDQVSRQLLLAFMIEVMPLESNRIAVDPQYTDALGNMRPILSFTVPEYTMKGAAYGRQFARTVFARLGAQDHTQYNPSDFGYVAYEGQGYAIRGGNHLAGTHIMGTTKTNSVVDKNQRSWDHENLYLVGGGSMPTIGTANVTLTLAAMCFRSGRDILKSLH, encoded by the coding sequence GTGCTTTTTCCCCTCGAATCCGCGATAAAAGCCGATGCCGAAACCGTCGCAGCGTCTGACGAATACGATATCGTGATCGTCGGCAGCGGCATTTCCGGAGCAATCATTGCCAAGCAGGCTGCGGAAGCGGGCAAGCGCGTCCTTATCCTTGAAGCCGGAACCGGAGCCAACAGCACTCTGGCAGGCTATGACAATCTGCTGACGACTTTCTATTCGGCAGCCTCCAAGGACAACCAGTCGCCCTTTCCGCTGAATGCGAACGCGGCCATACCCCGCAGCCCGCAGCTTCGCAAGCTGCAGGCGGGGGAAACCGATAGCTCGAGCTATATCGTTCAATCCGGCCCTTATGTCAGCGATACGACATATACCCGTATTTTCGGCGGAACGACCATGCACTGGGAGGCGAAAACGCCCCGCCTGCTTCGCTCGGATTTCAAGACGCGCACCATTTTCGGCCAAGGGCTGGACTGGCCGCTGAGCTTTGAGGAAATCGAGGATGATTACCGCTTGGCCGAGCGGGAAATCGGCGTATCGGCCAATGTCGAAGATCAGCAATATCTGGGGCAGACCTTCCCGGGCGACTATGTCTATCCCATGCGCGGCCTGCCGCTTTCCTATCTGGATCAGCAGGTCAACAAAGGCATCGAAGGCACCAGTGTCGAACTTTACGACAAGACCTATCCCCTGAAGGTCAGGCCCTATCCGCAGGGGCGCAACAGCATACCAAACCCGGCCTATGACGGTGGGAAGGGCTACCGTCCAATCGGCGCGGTCGATACGCATCAGGTCGAAGAGGGCGGTCGCTGCCAGGGCAACACCAACTGCGTACCGCTCTGTCCCGTGCAAGCGCGCTACCACTCCGGCAAAACGCTTGCCAAAGCGTTCGCGGTAAACGGGAAAAGGGGCGAGCAGCTCGTCGAACTGTTGCCGCAGGCGGTCGCATCGAAGGTCAACATCGATCCGGATAGCGGGAAAGTCCGCTCTCTCGAGGTCAAGATTTACAAAGACCCGGCCTCACCGGCCCACGAGACCATCACCGTGAAGGGCAAGGTTTTCGTGCTTGCGGCAGGCGCCATCGAAACGGCGCGTCTGATGCTGGCCTCCGGCCTGCGTAGCACCAGCGGTCTTGTCGGACGCAATCTGATGGACCACGCCTATCTGCTGAACTGGGCGCTGATGCCGGAAATCTGCGGCACGATGCGCGGCACCAGTTCGACGGGCGGTATCGTGGACCTGCGGGACGGCCCTTTCCGGGAAAGGCAGGCCGCCTTCGCCATCGATATCCATAACGACGGCTGGGGTTGGGCCACGGGTGCGCCGACCTCCGACCTTCTCGAACTGGTGGATGATCGCAACCTCTACGGGGCGGATCTTCGGCACGGCATGATCGACCAGGTTTCGCGGCAGTTGCTGCTCGCATTCATGATCGAGGTCATGCCCCTCGAAAGCAACCGCATCGCGGTGGATCCGCAATATACCGATGCTCTGGGCAACATGCGGCCCATCCTGTCCTTCACGGTTCCGGAATATACCATGAAGGGTGCCGCCTATGGCCGCCAGTTTGCGCGCACCGTCTTTGCGCGTCTGGGCGCGCAGGATCATACCCAATACAACCCCAGTGATTTCGGCTATGTGGCCTATGAGGGGCAAGGCTATGCGATCCGCGGCGGCAATCATCTGGCCGGCACCCATATCATGGGAACAACGAAGACCAATTCCGTCGTGGACAAGAACCAGCGCAGCTGGGACCACGAAAACCTCTATCTCGTGGGCGGTGGCAGCATGCCGACGATCGGCACGGCCAACGTCACGTTGACGCTGGCCGCCATGTGCTTCCGAAGCGGTCGCGACATTCTGAAGTCTCTGCATTGA
- a CDS encoding ferritin-like domain-containing protein, whose translation MDSSSIKTLDELKEFLYRAMQLEHATIPPYLTALYSIKPGVNQDATQVLRVIVVEEMLHLTIAANILNAIGGKPDLVRPDFVTSYPASLPDGETDFKVGILAFGREALATFLKIERPAQRPEHLVGKGLIYRKTPPDITALASHPMHEDLHFYSIGEFYSTIAEGIKYLEAEAHGAGTTIFTGDRSRQITSEYYYSGGGELFPVTDLKSALEAIELIIEQGEGDGGGIYDDNDHELAHYYRFEELVKGRYYQKGDQPGHPTGPQLQVDWEGAYPIKENLKVGDIREGSELREAAIAFNTRYGEFLRLLTRAYNGQPSLLLEAVPMMFEFRNMILELIRNPLPKHPGKNGSPTYEIQGGIKQPAVTWQAEVNA comes from the coding sequence ATGGATTCCTCCAGTATTAAGACACTCGATGAGCTGAAAGAGTTTCTCTACCGGGCGATGCAGCTCGAACATGCGACGATTCCGCCGTACCTGACGGCGCTTTACTCGATCAAGCCCGGCGTCAACCAGGACGCGACCCAGGTTCTGCGCGTGATCGTCGTGGAAGAAATGCTGCATCTGACCATCGCGGCCAATATTCTCAATGCCATCGGCGGCAAGCCCGATCTTGTCAGGCCGGACTTCGTAACCAGCTATCCCGCCTCCTTGCCGGACGGTGAGACCGATTTCAAGGTCGGCATCCTGGCTTTCGGCCGTGAGGCGCTAGCGACCTTCCTGAAAATCGAGCGGCCGGCCCAGCGTCCTGAACATCTCGTCGGCAAGGGCCTGATATACCGCAAAACTCCGCCTGATATCACCGCGCTTGCCAGCCATCCGATGCATGAGGACCTCCATTTCTACAGTATCGGCGAGTTCTACTCGACTATCGCGGAAGGCATCAAATACCTGGAAGCCGAAGCGCATGGGGCGGGCACAACCATCTTTACCGGCGACAGGTCGCGCCAGATCACCTCGGAATATTATTACTCCGGCGGCGGCGAGCTGTTTCCCGTGACCGATCTGAAAAGCGCCTTGGAAGCCATCGAGCTCATCATCGAACAGGGCGAGGGCGACGGTGGCGGTATCTACGACGATAACGACCACGAACTGGCGCATTACTATCGTTTCGAGGAATTGGTTAAAGGCCGCTATTACCAGAAGGGCGACCAGCCCGGCCACCCCACAGGTCCGCAGTTGCAGGTCGATTGGGAAGGCGCGTATCCCATAAAAGAGAACCTGAAAGTGGGGGACATACGCGAAGGCTCGGAACTGCGTGAGGCGGCGATCGCCTTCAACACGCGCTATGGCGAATTTCTCCGGCTTTTGACGCGTGCCTATAACGGCCAGCCCAGCCTGCTGCTGGAGGCCGTTCCGATGATGTTCGAATTCCGCAACATGATCCTCGAACTCATCCGCAATCCGCTGCCGAAACATCCCGGCAAGAACGGCAGCCCCACCTATGAGATCCAAGGCGGTATCAAACAGCCAGCCGTCACCTGGCAGGCGGAGGTGAACGCATGA